The sequence acatttctcgacattttgactaatttcttcaatacgcggccgcacgcacaagacgcacctctatcgcatctgaatcgtctttagaaagtttcacgtacgcaggcaaacgaaaatatacgcccagttcgtctgatagttttggacatgcacaaaactatcattcgtacgcagtttggtgcccaaaacgttatggatgcgcaatacagtggtcccacgtcggtcgattgcgccatgaagacgctacatgtttgcgctttacacgcagtaatacgcggaaatcgcggtaatgcgagtacatagcgttctctacagcgcagacacaacgcacNNNNNNNNNNNNNNNNNNNNNNNNNNNNNNNNNNNNNNNNNNNNNNNNNNNNNNNNNNNNNNNNNNNNNNNNNNNNNNNNNNNNNNNNNNNNNNNNNNNNNNNNNNNNNNNNNNNNNNNNNNNNNNNNNNNNNNNNNNNNNNNNNNNNNNNNNNNNNNNNNNNNNNNNNNNNNNNNNNNNNNNNNNNNNNNNNNNNNNNNNNNNNNNNNNNNNNNNNNNNNNNNNNNNNNNNNNNNNNNNNNNNNNNNNNNNNNNNNNNNNNNNNNNNNNNNNNNNNNNNNNNNNNNNNNNNNNNNNNNNNNNNNNNNNNNNNNNNNNNNNNNNNNNNNNNNNNNNNNNNNNNNNNNNNNNNNNNNNNNNNNNNNNNNNNNNNNNNNNNNNNNNNNNNNNNNNNNNNNNNNNNNNNNNNNNNNNNNNNNNNNNNNNNNNNNNNNNNNNNNNNNNNNNNNaatttgcacttcaggttcatttggataaatccttgtgtacaaaatgacagccttctgtatagagaattgcgtatatcggaatatttgggacatacaaccataaagtgatattcgtcttctattagctctggacagaatggacaaatcctctggtcgatagggattttttggaatcttccggtttatgatgtcagatccaggccaggaccgacgaatttgtaccgggggcatggagagatggtcacaacttgcaggacaccatgaatgcaggacactggtcccaacagagcctccagggacgggaagatgtagaggaacctgctcaagcactgggtcaatttgtgtgacacacgtgccattttgtgtaacagatatttgacttaatttgctgataatggcacttttttgtgtgtagaaccacatgatataaaggtgcaatatagagccatattacaactttgaaagagggcgtaaggtttcataattgtttaatttacgtgtttgataaagatcttgaatacgttttgtggtgtgtatgggtgtgatttttatagtagttgaaatactaagatgataggggaaatcattaaggacaaagtgaaaaaaacacaatcttaacagtgcacataacttcttaaggtaaatgatggcccacattactgtaaaagcacagtgtcactgcttcactgcttcgcaaatgaataaaaaaaacctcttcactgtttacttgtcaatgttctacttgcactgcctgtaaacaaaagcatacgtagtgcaaagggttcctctaacaaaaatactctattggcaatgctcgcaaacaaaagtatatgtaacagaaactgttcctctgacacacctgaaatgcgtttggaatgcagttagcaccaggtgcgtcaggcatgcggtcggtagacgttgtgtgcgtccggaaaacgcccaacatacgtaccccatacgaatctattcgcagtacggaacattttgttgcgcatttgagttgcaatcatacgcatctcatgcgaaatgaaaacgctgaagtcgtaattcaaacgccagatgggctcgacgtacaatttaatttattcccaaaaaaatccaaatgttgggcgttcggccgcgtattgacaaaatttcatgcggaaatcatgcgcacttgaaaatatacgcaggtgtaaacccacctttacgCGGNNNNNNNNNNNNNNNNNNNNNNNNNNNNNNNNNNNNNNNNNNNNNNNNNNNNNNNNNNNNNNNNNNNNNNNNNNNNNNNNNNNNNNNNNNNNNNNNNNNNNNNNNNNNNNNNNNNNNNNNNNNNNNNNNNNNNNNNNAACATAAATGTGGGGAAGGACACGTACTCTATATATATTACTGATGCGTTGGATGTAAAGTAGTATAATTTAGATTACACTGTGGTGTCAACACATTCAAATGATTGTCGACTTTCCATTCACACCACACACAGGCCCTGCAATGGTAACGTCACAAGAATGAAATCAAAATCATTTCGATGAATGACATGGTACTTTAATCTTGGGGCATGAAATGAGGATGAAATGACATGTACAAAGTAAGCGGAGCAGCACACTGGGTTACACAAAACTTCCTTGATACATTTTTTCCGGATCTTAAGTCTCTATGGGAAGGGTAGTAGACAATAAGACTACTTCGAAGATCAAGGAGAATAACGCACGCCTAGATTCCCGTTTGATCTTCTGCATGATTTGTGACGTGTTTGTTTGCTAAACAACAAAAAgcacacactggtgaaaaatgtacaaacacaACCATCCACCACTATAGGTGAAAGTTTGGTGATGGTTTGGTGAAGAAAGTTTCTGGGACTTTCGTTGGCAAGTGCTGCGTACATGTTACGGATAAACATGCAGCAAATATGTGATGATTCTTGCACACGCGACACATATGAACTATCGGCATGCACGTGGAGTCAGATGTCTCGGCGACTCCCGTGGCCCAGCCTGCCGTCTGCTCATTCGTCTTCCTCCGGCTCGGCGCCCGTGCGGACGTACGTCAGGAAACCCACCCAGTTGAACTGGCCCTTCTTGTTCACAGCCCACGGGGCTCCCGCCAACATCTTATTCCACTGCGCAAGGATAGAGAGAAAGTATGAAGATATCAGACATTTGGTACAGTAATCTTCTATTGAAGTGACTGTAAACATGCAAACTTTTTACTGACATAATCGTTCAAATTACTTCAAAATAAAAAGTGGAAAATTCACAACGCCACACACCGCGCCACCAAACAGGTGATGGAGGGATAAGGAGTGCAGAAAAAGTCCCCATCCCTGATCAGAGAGCGAGGCGAATACTTTTCCTGAGCCATAAGAAAGAGGGTGGATGGGTCTTGGATAGGGAAATGACAAGACCCTCCTCCCCCTCATATCTCAACATCCCCATTTCCTAGTTTCCCTATTTGACCCGACTTTCCACCTGTTCCTCCCAACCACCTCCTGCtctcaaagtcaaactgtgcATCACCCCTTGTTGTGTTATTGGCATacgtgctcatttgcataactcccctgattggttaccctccaaaattgagttaaTTGACCCTCTGTTTTTGGCGCGCGGGGACAGGTGTAGCGCGCGGGGACAGGTGTGGCGCTGTGAATAGAACGTGCCGGGAACACGTCATCATccacaacaacacaaaatgaaacaacAGAAACGTTTGCCTACCTCGTCCTCTGAGAACCTGTCACCCCTCTCACAGAAGATCTCCTTTACCCTAAGGACGACACAAATGCAACCAACATTAGTCATTCTTTCtccatgatacatgtaaatatctgACAACTTACACATCTGCAAATCTTTCGTTTTGAAGTAGCTTTATTTCATACTGTTAGGGAAACATGCAGGGTATTTTACGTTTACAACTTCAGTTGCACAGAGACTTAGACTTACGTTACACATTTGTGATAGAATAGTTTATTTAACGTTACCAACTAAGAACAACTCACTTCAGCTTTGGCAGAAAGCCTTTGCCCTTAGGGTCAAATTGCTTCATTCCGTCCAAGAGCGCCTGAACGGGGTTGGTGTCTGAAGGGAAAATGGACAAAAAGACAGGTCAAACTTAGTGGAACTATTTCACGAGGAATTTTGCTCTTCTTGTGTTGTCGTTACTCAGTGTTCGGTTGGAAATGGATACTATTAGTACAGTCGTATAGTTAGACAACTTGTGCTTTTTAACAAATTTGgtacacatgtatttgagtgTATTCTAAGCAAGTATAGATAAGAAGGAAACTCAGTTTCCGCCCAGAATCGGTTCTATTTCATTTTTGGCCGTTTTCAGTCCCCAAAAATGCATGTTTTGTGGCTTCTGTGCCATAGCGatataaccaaatgacctagaaTTTGGTGTATGGAAATGCCTATATGTGGCATATTCCAATAGGTCAGCTGACGAACACTGGATCGGATATGTATAAAACTGTTAAACATTTCTTCTGGTGGAAAATGACATGCCTCCTATTCTCTGTGTTCCATCTTAACGTTGCGTTCTGAATTATTCACGATCCCATAGTAACACTTACCCTTCATCTTGTTTCCGAACAGAGACAGGAAGACCTGGAAAGAGATGGGCTCGGAAGCCTCCGCGATCATCTTGTCTATCTGTTCCCTGAAGTCGTCCGGGTTCTTACCTATTGATAATATGTAAACAACACATAAAGATGTGTGATTTGTCTTCCAGGGACTATGGTGTTATTCACATAATGCGACATCGTGTGTATTCATGtgtaagttttcttttactctgGAAGTTCAGAACTATCAGCTAATGAAAATAAGATCTAGAAGGCTGCTCTCAGGGATggtaaagatatatatatatatatatatatatggatgagGATGAAGGAAACGGCACAACAAGGCATTGGCAAGTCAAGATGGTTCACGGAAAGATATTTACCAAATGAGGCATACGTATCCTTCAGATCCTCCTTGTCGACGAAGCCATCTCTGTTCTGGTCCAACACTCCGAATGCCTGGAATGCAATACAGGAGGATAAGGTTACCAGACTGGGCGTGTTAAGCGGGACCCCTACCGAAATATCACATATTACAAGTGCCTTGTTGCCAGTTGTAAGGTATTTTCTGCCATGGTGTGGTTTTGAGTAACATTCTTATTGTAATGTTACATCCTGAAAAGTTTTGAGTGCCTTGTGAAAAAGTAATTTATGGTAGCTTTTTGTACTCTTCTGCTTCATGACATTTGTAAACACAACGCAGGGAAATATAGCGCGTCACTTAATATTCCGAACAACCAACACATTGTGGAGGGACATTATAGTTGACCCACAGCAGTTACTATTCTAATCAAACCTCCGAACTCCTTCCCCCGAATAAAACAACCACTTTATATTTCCACCACTATCAAGACCTGAGGCCCGACTGAGCCGTTGACCGTCTCCCGAGACGAAAAGAGTCAAAGAGACTAtcaagaccaccataactcctACATACTGATCGGGACAATATCCTTCGGCCTGCCCTATGCTGTTGTACATGTCACAATGTACAAGCAATATAATCTGAAATACTTGTAACATTGTCAAAATATGGTGCAGCGGTTGATAGGTTTTTACCAGGTGGTCTTTTGCTGGAAATgcgatacaaacaaacaaacaatcagatCAATAAAGACACCTCACCTCCTTAAACTCCTGCACCTGGGATGAGTCAAACGTGGTGGCAGTAGTGGTGGCACGCttgcctcctcctcctccaccgCCTCCCTTTCTTCCCTTGCGACCCTAGACGTGAAAAACAAATGCAGGATACTGTCGTTTACATCTTTCTTGACATCCAGAGAGCGTCCGGGAAAACATGATTGGTTATCCTTCATTGAacgattatacatgtataaatgttgATTTTGGAGGCATGTatttatctttttctttttgcGAAACTAAGGTCTGTACATGTTTGACTATAATTGAACACAGTAATTACTTCTCTTCATTATTTAGTGCGAGGTCACTTCTGTCGTAGGAGGTCGTACAATTTATATCTAAGTTGTGACAGACCCAACAACAGGCAGGACCTAAGACAGGTTTATCCGGAACAAGAGAGCTGAATTTTGATCGACATATGCACAACTAACCCATGCATGCCTCCAGTTTACGGTCGTGCGACCGTCGTCCGACGAAAGTGACCAGACgcttacagtatatgatacatGTTGTACACTCACCAGTGAGGGTCCCATTGTCGAAGCTTGGTTGCAGACATATCCAATTAGTCTGTACTTTGATCATTTCTATATGTTTATGTACTAGCCTTTAGACTCTACCGTCATCCCAGTAACGTGGCCACGGAAATACCTACACACTGCACTCTGAACAAACTCTTAAATTTTTGTAGATCTAGATTGACACCGTTACTTCTCGTACCGTATGTGAAGTTACAATGGACAGTGGATAGTCAGtgaaacatttttaaaaggTCCCGAGGATTTTGACAGTGCTTCCCTCACGTTATGTCAGACAGAATACAAGATTTATGTTATATTACACACTCTCGCCCGATATGCCATATTTAGCTGTCAAAAAAGTGCAGTAAGGATTCCCAAATGCTTCCTTCATTCCATCAcggaaggtacatgtactattgttacaaaaacacatggCCGTCAGAGCTCATATTCATTCCGGTGCTCTGGACGTACCAGTATGCGACTGCAATAACTCCTCTTGGCCAGCAATATGTTTCGTGAtgccaaaaaaggacatttggtGTGATGGAAATGATCTCTATACAAACGTAAGTTAACAGTCTCTTTAGCCTTCATTTCGCGGTTATCTGACTACCACCATTTAGATGCTATATGAGATAGTAATGGTTTAACTTGTTCGTATATAGAAAGGATCTCAAACACAGAAGAGACACGACTGAATCGTGGATCGGAGACAGTGCAACCTCAGGAGATGCCATCCATACTGGGACATATTTATAGCACGCAGGGGAGGGCACGAGCAACCCCACACTCACCCAACATTCAGGGAATTCCTATTACATATCCTGCATGTACAACAATGCAAGAAGAGGTCCGTTATAACTGTAGTTATCTATGTCCGATTCTTCTCACCATATTTCTTTCGGTGATATTTCATAAAGTGAACCATCAGTGTCACAGACTATGATGAAGAATGCagtatgttttatgatcgaaaATTATTTCCAAATGCTCGAGTAAAGTTTCAGAGTTGGGAAATGCTAGAATGATATACTTAGAGCATCACGTTATAGAAACATATTGGGGGGCAACAAGAATCTTTCCAATACGAAGGATGCTTGACATGGCCATTGTATAAAATGCATTTGGAAAATTAATCTCACTTTAGAACGCTCAGTTATAATTCACACCCAAACGCTATGATTAGAAGAAGTTCTACTCCTACCTTTGTGATACAAATCAACTGTCTGTCTCATTGTACTGTTTCAATTGAATGAATATCAATTCTGGTTCATGGTTTATCGTAATTTGTTATGGTTTATCGTTATTGCAAAGGACAAAGAGCTATATGTCATTTGGCTAGCGCTCGTTTTATAGCAGTCGGTGAGGCTTGTCCCCAAAAGCTAACTGCAATGCACTGACAATCTTTCTTATCTTAACACAAAGCCTGTTTAAATAATCACTACACATATTGTTAAGACATCGAAGATAAATACAACGTATAGCGATGCTCTTACCATTTTGTTCCAAGTGTTCCAAGTCCCAAATCACTGCCACCAACCTAGGAAAGTGCGAGGGGTGCTATGCCACCAAAATGCCGGACGATTTTATTGAGATTCCTTCGCTTTTATACCTGGAAATCGACACCTCGCACTGTCATTGGTCGGCTGTTTTCGTCATTGAATTTTAAAGAGGAACACGCTTTGCTTTCCTTGGGTTATGGGTATCTGCCAGAGCGAGTTAGCAGTTTCtaaatttgttttcattgtttttgcaTACGGGTTCGTATTGTGATACGCGCGCGGCTGACCGGAACATACCAACGAGGACAGGGGTGATAAGCTTTACTTTACTGGCAGCAAACTGCACCCATTTTCATTATCAAAATCGGACGTTGGCATGATTATTACCATGAGTAAGATCCACAATTATTCTATTACTTTGTTGTGCTGCTTTTGCCCCCTTTCTTTAAATCTTTTGGACATCAAACTTAGAACGACCCAAATAGATAAAGACAGCTGGAGAAATATATAAACCCGCTATAGGGGGTAAATAAAAAGCGTGAGGATATTTCAATTAAAAAGGTAGCATGGCGAGGTATTATTTTCTGTGTTTCAAGTGTTTCGAGTTAAAGGTCCCTGGCCCAACTTTTACTCAACATACTGACAGTCACGTAGGTTACTGGTGGAATTGAAAGACTCGGGGTTTCGCTACTCTAAACTTGGAAACGCGTCAGATAACCGTGAGGATGAAGTGCATTGCCTAAACGCTCTAGCAATATGGAGCTACATTGCAATTGAAAATAGTTGTAATGAGAATACAACTATTAAGTTGGTACTGAGATACCTTACCAAAAAGAGATCGCCACCCGCGTGAAGAAGATACCTCGGAAACAAAAATGGTTCAACAAGTGCTCGGGTGGGCAGGCTAGTGTTTATTCCACGTGTCTGTCCATGAAAAAATGACATTGCAATCACTATTCCATAACCAATGTGGGGACATGACAAGCCGAGTCCAGCTTGAAGACGAAATGCTATTCCTGGCTGTCGTGTACCCACTTCTAGTTATCAGAAATAACAAATGGCAAATANNNNNNNNNNNNNNNNNNNNNNNNNNNNNNNNNNNNNNNNNNNNNNNNNNNNNNNNNNNNNNNNNNNNNNNNNNNNNNNNNNNNNNNNNNNNNNNNNNNNATTTTTAGAAATCAATATCTAACGGTTGTTCAAACTATACCCCCGTACCCTGTCATAGTTTTGACCCACATGAGCGACGAAATTTGTACCTGTAACAGGTGGTAACCTTTTCATATAGCTGACAATGCGCCGACCAACGTGGAGGAGAGATGATGTACAAGAGACAAATTCTGTCGGATCATGTGGAGCAAACTCTCATTATCCATTTATCTGATCTATTACTCGTCGACGTCCTCTTCCTCGCCACCCTTCAGGAAGCGGCAGAAGGCTGGGTAGTGGAAACGGCCCTTCTTATCGACAACGTGTCCGGCACCGGCCAGCAGCTGATTCCACTGGTGAAGAAATAGGGGGAAAAGTAGTTAGTACATTTACTACATATCAAACGAACAGGTGTTTCAATAATATAGGGAGTTACTTTACAAATACGTCATTGTCCAACACACTACGATCTTTATAATCAAAGAGCTGCGCCAGAAGATT comes from Branchiostoma floridae strain S238N-H82 chromosome 2, Bfl_VNyyK, whole genome shotgun sequence and encodes:
- the LOC118409545 gene encoding myosin regulatory light chain, smooth muscle-like, whose product is MGRKGRKGGGGGGGGKRATTTATTFDSSQVQEFKEAFGVLDQNRDGFVDKEDLKDTYASFGKNPDDFREQIDKMIAEASEPISFQVFLSLFGNKMKDTNPVQALLDGMKQFDPKGKGFLPKLKVKEIFCERGDRFSEDEWNKMLAGAPWAVNKKGQFNWVGFLTYVRTGAEPEEDE